TGTTAATACCAATCAGGTTGCCCTTGGCATCTACCAGTGCGCCACCGGAATTGCCGGGGTTAATGGCGGCATCGGTTTGCAGGTAGTTTTCAAAGGTGTTGATGCCAAGCCCGTAGCGGCCCACGGCGCTGATGATGCCTTGGGTGACGGTTTGGCCAACGCCAAAGGGGTTGCCAATGGCGAGCACCACGTCACCTACGCGGGCATTGGCTGGGTCGCCAATGGCGATAGCGTGCAGGTTGTCCAGATTGATTTTAAGTACGGCAAGGTCTGTATCCGGGTCTGTGCCAATCAATTTCGCCTGAGCCTCGCGGCCATCACTCAACAGCACCACAATTTGGTCTGCACCGTTAATCACGTGGTGGTTGGTGAGTACATAACCCTCGCGGTTCATGATGACGCCAGAGCCAAGGGAGCTTTGCAGCCGCTCTTGTTGGGGTACGTTGGCGTTGTTGAAAAAGTGGCGAAACAGCGGGTCGTCAATCAGCGGGTGGCGCTGCTTGGGCACTTTGCGCTGGGTAAAAATATTAACCACAGCCGGTGCCGCGCGGCTTACGGCATCGGCGTAGGAGTGCGGGGCCGTTTGGGTGTTGGCCGCTGTGGTTGGTGTTGGGATGAGCTGCCTGAGTGATGGCTGGGTAAGCAAGATGGCCAGCGCCGCCAATAGGCCGCAGGCCACAGGCCAGGCCAGATAGTTGAGGATTTTTTTCACCAGGCTTAGGTCCGTCAGGTTTAGTGCTTGGCGCCCAATGGGCGAGCGAGCGGGCATTATAAGCCAAAGTGCGGCGCTTGGGGCTCCAAGCGCCGGGGTGCGTTAGGCCTGCTGGCGTTGAATAACCAGAGTGTCGTCTTCTTCTGTAGGGTCTTGTTCAAGCCCGTAAGATTCACTCAGGGTGCCTTCTTTGCCAGGCACTTTGGGTGCCCAGTCGGTGGGTGGCTTGATGTCTTGCGGCGCGGTTTTGGTTTTGGCCTGCTCAAGCAGTTTGCCATCGCCTGCCTGGGCGATTTGCCGGCTTAAATCGGCATTGCCAAGCTTCATGGCGGATTCAGCCAGGTGCTCATGCACATCGCGGTAGCTGCGGGTCAGGTTGTTGATCAGTTGTGAGGTGTCTACAAAATGTTGGGTGACTTCCTGTTGGTATTCGCGCAGTCGGGTTTCGGAATCCAGCAGTTGTGATTCAAGTTCGCGGTTGATTTTTTCTTGGGGGCGCAAAGCGAACATCAAGAAGGCGCCAATCACGCCGCCCACCAATATGCAGGTTAAAACAGTCAATATCAAAGTACTCAATGAAAACACAGGGTTCTCCTTTAGGGTGCCAAATACACAACTTGCGGCTTAAAGCGCGCCTCGCTCCATGCCATAATGCGCGCCCGTTGCTGGCGGCAAAGCCAGCACTGCTTTCTATTATATGCTGTTATCAGTGTGAATGGATCACAATCTGAAACGTAAATACCCAGGCTCAGGCCCCATATTACTGAATTGAAGTAACCCCCGTGATGACAATTTTTGCAGATCACGCACAGCGCCACCTGATTGCAGGGCCGGCCGGTGCCCTTGAAGTTTCAACCCGTCTTGGTGACGCGGCAGGCCCGCTTGCCGGCCTGAATTTGGTGGCCGTGATTGCGCACCCGCACCCGCTGCACGGCGGATCTATGTCGAACAAAGTAGTGGCCACACTGGCGCGTGCCTATGCGCAATTGGGCGTGGCAACGGTGTGTTTTAACTTCCGCGGCGTAGGGGCAAGCGAGGGGCATTTCGATAACGGTGAGGGTGAGCAGGCCGATGTGCTTGCCGTGGCCCAGTGGGCGCAGGCAGCGCGCCCGCAGGCGGGGCTGTTGCTGGCCGGGTTTTCTTTTGGTTCGGCCATGGCCGCGGCTGCCAGTTGGGTGTTGAGCCCTTTGCAATTGCTGCTGGTTGCGCCGCCTGTTGAGCGTTACAGCTATGATCGGGCCGGCCAGTTTCCTTGCGCAACCGCGGTGCTTGTGGGCAGTGCCGATGAGCTGGTTGAAGTGGGCGGCCTTACCGCTTGGTCGCAGACGGTGGCCAAGCTTCAGTTTGATGTGTTGCCCGATACCGGCCATTTTTTTCACGGCCAGTTGCATGCCGTGCGTGGCTGGGTGCAGCGCACCTTGAGCCAGTGGGCCAATATTGCAGAGCATGGAGACCCGTTGAGTGATGAGTGAACTTCCCCCAACGCCAATGGCGCGCTACCAGCAGGATATCGCCCAGGGCTTCAAGCGCGATGCCGCCCAGGAGCACGCCATAGCCTTGTTGCAAGACCTCTACGAGCGATTGCGGGCCTCGCGCCCGCCCGCCCGCGGGCCGGTGGCGCGGCTGCTGGCCAAATTCACAGGCCCCAAGCCGCAGGCGCCGTTGCGCGGTTTGTATTTTTGGGGTGGCGTAGGGCGCGGCAAAACCTATTTGATGGATGTGTTTTATGACTCGCTGCCCTTTGAGCAAAAGATGCGGGTGCACTTTCACCGTTTCATGAAGCGTGTGCACCAGGAATTAAAAGGGCTGGGTGGGGTTAAAAACCCCTTAGAGAAAGTGGCCGACCGACTGGCCGCCGAGACCCGGGTAATTTGCTTTGACGAATTTTTTGTCAGCGACATTACCGATGCCATGATTCTTGGCACCTTGCTGCAAGCGCTGTTTAACCGCGGCGTAACCCTGGTGGCCACCTCCAATATTGTGCCCGATGGCCTCTATAAAGACGGCCTGCAGCGCGCCCGCTTTCTGCCGGCCATCGCCATGCTCAACGCGCATACCCAGGTGGTTAATGTGGATGGCGGGGTAGACTACCGTCTGCGCGCGCTCGAGCAGGCCGAGCTCTACCATTCGCCCTTGGGGCCTGAGGCCGAGGTGGCCATGAAGCAAAGCTTCGAGGCGCTGGTGCCGGATTATGAAGAGATTGAGCAGGATGTAGACCTGGAAGTAGAGGGGCGCATACTGCGGGCGCGCTTTGAGGGCGAAGACGTGGTGTGGTTCGACTTCAAGGTGCTCTGCGATGGCCCGCGCTCACAGAACGACTACATTGAGCTTGCCAAGATCTACCATGCGGTGCTGGTAACCGATGTGCCGGTACTGGGCGGCCAGAAGGATGACCAGGCCAGGCGCTTCATTAATATGGTGGATGAATTCTATGACCGGAACGTCAAACTGGTCATTTCCGCCGAAGTGCCATTAACCGCGCTTTACAGCGGCGGCCGGCTAAACTTCGAGTTTGAGCGCACCAGCAGTCGCCTGCTGGAGATGCAGAGCAAAGACTACCTGGCCAAGCCCCATAAACCTTGATTTCCGGGTGAAAAAGCGCTTGAAAAGGCTATGCCGAATCTGTAGTATGCGCGCTCTTTTTGTGGGAAGACCCTCGTTAAAGGCTATATAACATGAAGACTTACAGTGCTAAACCCGAAACAGTCCAGCGTGACTGGTTCATTGTCGATGCTGATGGCAAGACTCTCGGCCGTATGGCTACAGAGATCGCTAGTCGTCTGCGTGGCAAGCACAAGCCTGAGTACACTCCGCATGTGGACACTGGCGACTACATCGTTGTAGTCAACGCAGAGAAAGTGCGTGTTACTGGAAACAAAGAGACGGACAAGCTGTATCACCGTCACACCGAGTTTCCTGGTGGCTTGAAGACCATGAGCTTTGAAAAGCTGCGTGATCATGCCCCCGAGCGCATTATCCAGAGTGCTGTTAAGGGCATGCTGCCCAAAGGCCCTCTCGGACGCGCCATGTTCCGCAAGCTGAAAGTGTACGCTGGTAGTGCTCACCCGCACACTGCACAGCAACCTAAAGAACTGAATATCTAAGGAAGCTGAAAATGGCAGATACTCAATACTACGGTACGGGTCGCCGCAAGACCTCAACTGCGCGTGTATTTATCAAGCCGGGCAGTGGCAACATCACTATCAACGAGCGTTCCTTAGAGGCCTATTTCGGCCGCGAAGTTGCCCGTATG
This genomic stretch from Simiduia sp. 21SJ11W-1 harbors:
- a CDS encoding alpha/beta hydrolase, coding for MTIFADHAQRHLIAGPAGALEVSTRLGDAAGPLAGLNLVAVIAHPHPLHGGSMSNKVVATLARAYAQLGVATVCFNFRGVGASEGHFDNGEGEQADVLAVAQWAQAARPQAGLLLAGFSFGSAMAAAASWVLSPLQLLLVAPPVERYSYDRAGQFPCATAVLVGSADELVEVGGLTAWSQTVAKLQFDVLPDTGHFFHGQLHAVRGWVQRTLSQWANIAEHGDPLSDE
- the rplM gene encoding 50S ribosomal protein L13, which translates into the protein MKTYSAKPETVQRDWFIVDADGKTLGRMATEIASRLRGKHKPEYTPHVDTGDYIVVVNAEKVRVTGNKETDKLYHRHTEFPGGLKTMSFEKLRDHAPERIIQSAVKGMLPKGPLGRAMFRKLKVYAGSAHPHTAQQPKELNI
- a CDS encoding trypsin-like peptidase domain-containing protein, with protein sequence MPARSPIGRQALNLTDLSLVKKILNYLAWPVACGLLAALAILLTQPSLRQLIPTPTTAANTQTAPHSYADAVSRAAPAVVNIFTQRKVPKQRHPLIDDPLFRHFFNNANVPQQERLQSSLGSGVIMNREGYVLTNHHVINGADQIVVLLSDGREAQAKLIGTDPDTDLAVLKINLDNLHAIAIGDPANARVGDVVLAIGNPFGVGQTVTQGIISAVGRYGLGINTFENYLQTDAAINPGNSGGALVDAKGNLIGINTAILDKTGFSVGISFAVPIDMALRTLKDIAEHGHVVRGWIGVEAQRISPQLARNLGVSADLGVIVTGVYKDSPAHKAGIKAGDIITHMNGVALGDGGRGVQVIEQSRPGDTITLRIQRGLQAAEVQLTMTAQPTA
- the zapE gene encoding cell division protein ZapE yields the protein MSELPPTPMARYQQDIAQGFKRDAAQEHAIALLQDLYERLRASRPPARGPVARLLAKFTGPKPQAPLRGLYFWGGVGRGKTYLMDVFYDSLPFEQKMRVHFHRFMKRVHQELKGLGGVKNPLEKVADRLAAETRVICFDEFFVSDITDAMILGTLLQALFNRGVTLVATSNIVPDGLYKDGLQRARFLPAIAMLNAHTQVVNVDGGVDYRLRALEQAELYHSPLGPEAEVAMKQSFEALVPDYEEIEQDVDLEVEGRILRARFEGEDVVWFDFKVLCDGPRSQNDYIELAKIYHAVLVTDVPVLGGQKDDQARRFINMVDEFYDRNVKLVISAEVPLTALYSGGRLNFEFERTSSRLLEMQSKDYLAKPHKP
- a CDS encoding YhcB family protein: MFSLSTLILTVLTCILVGGVIGAFLMFALRPQEKINRELESQLLDSETRLREYQQEVTQHFVDTSQLINNLTRSYRDVHEHLAESAMKLGNADLSRQIAQAGDGKLLEQAKTKTAPQDIKPPTDWAPKVPGKEGTLSESYGLEQDPTEEDDTLVIQRQQA